The following are encoded in a window of Ruficoccus amylovorans genomic DNA:
- a CDS encoding sodium:solute symporter family protein, which produces MHWLDWLIIIIPVLGILWAAVHSRRYVRGVADYLAASRVAGRYVISVADLSQGLGVITLVALVEAKYQTGYALTFWEYLLVPVSTIMGLTGYCVYRFRETKALSIGQFLEMRYSRSFRIVAATLRTLSEMLTNAIGPAIATNFFIYYMGLPHEVMILGVPIPCFAIIVALMLTLCIIVMWPGGRISLLITDCIQSLLSYPVFVIVAGYIVLHFSWSGEISPVMLDRVPNESFLNPFDISELRDFNIFALVVTIVGMVLNRASWIGNDTTNCGRTPHEQKIAGILGSWRTGFSTLMCLLIAVMVITLMSHGNFSDLSRNIRLELADKVSQEAISSPYEREALMDNIQAIPAVSHQIGVDAPLSQAVNLDTPYLEAARSALSDDGQGNLEYQKFRTLYNQMMLPVALRNLFPVGLIGIFGLLMVMLMLSTDDSRIFNSSSTIIQDIILPLKKKPLTPEGHLKLLRWGSVGVAVFFLICSLFFVHLDYINMFITIMTAVWLGGAGPIMIFGLYSRFGTTTGAYCSLLFGSGFSIASLFVQREWADTIYPFLLTHGWVTPFANFLQSVSAPFNPYIEWKMSAVKFPINSYELYFMSMGMGVAAYIIGSLLTCREPFNLDRMLHRGKYNIDGDVKPRVAWTWGNFASRLVGITPEYTRGDKIIAWSVFGYAIIYKLGFCFILVLVWNLISPWSNEWWSTYFFFTSIVVTGVVGIVSTVWFGIGGVVDLRRLFKDLKARVDNPLDDGRVVGHISLADQAAFEAREKEEGKES; this is translated from the coding sequence ATGCATTGGCTGGACTGGCTCATCATTATCATCCCGGTGCTCGGCATCCTCTGGGCCGCGGTACACAGCCGCCGCTACGTGCGCGGGGTGGCCGACTACCTTGCCGCCAGCCGTGTGGCCGGACGCTATGTGATCTCGGTGGCGGACTTGAGCCAGGGGCTCGGCGTCATCACGCTCGTGGCGCTGGTCGAGGCCAAGTACCAGACTGGCTATGCCCTGACCTTCTGGGAGTACCTGCTGGTGCCGGTGAGCACGATCATGGGCCTGACCGGGTACTGCGTGTACCGCTTCCGCGAGACGAAGGCGCTCTCTATCGGGCAGTTTCTGGAGATGCGCTACAGCCGTTCGTTTCGCATAGTGGCGGCCACCCTGCGCACGCTCTCAGAAATGCTGACCAATGCCATCGGCCCGGCCATCGCGACGAACTTTTTCATCTACTACATGGGGCTGCCGCACGAGGTCATGATCCTGGGCGTGCCGATCCCGTGCTTCGCCATCATCGTGGCCTTGATGCTGACCCTGTGCATCATCGTGATGTGGCCGGGAGGGCGGATTTCGCTCCTGATCACGGACTGTATCCAGTCGCTGCTGAGCTATCCGGTCTTCGTCATCGTAGCAGGGTACATCGTGCTGCATTTCTCGTGGAGCGGGGAGATCAGCCCCGTCATGCTCGACCGCGTGCCGAACGAGAGCTTCCTCAACCCCTTCGACATCTCCGAACTGCGGGACTTTAATATCTTCGCGCTCGTGGTGACGATTGTGGGCATGGTCCTGAACCGTGCCAGCTGGATCGGCAACGACACCACCAACTGCGGACGCACGCCCCACGAGCAGAAAATAGCGGGCATCCTCGGCTCTTGGCGCACCGGGTTTTCCACACTCATGTGCCTGCTGATTGCGGTCATGGTGATCACGCTGATGTCGCACGGGAATTTCTCGGATCTCTCGCGGAATATCCGGTTGGAACTGGCGGACAAGGTTTCGCAGGAGGCGATATCCTCGCCTTATGAGCGTGAGGCGCTCATGGACAACATCCAGGCGATTCCGGCCGTGAGCCACCAGATCGGGGTGGATGCGCCGCTCTCGCAGGCGGTCAACCTCGACACGCCCTATCTGGAGGCGGCCCGCTCCGCGCTCAGCGACGACGGACAGGGTAACCTCGAGTACCAGAAGTTCCGCACGCTTTACAACCAGATGATGTTGCCCGTCGCGTTGAGAAATCTTTTCCCCGTCGGGCTGATCGGGATCTTCGGGCTGCTCATGGTCATGCTCATGCTCTCGACTGACGATTCGCGTATTTTCAACTCCTCGTCCACCATCATTCAGGACATCATCCTGCCGCTGAAGAAAAAGCCCCTCACGCCGGAGGGACACCTCAAGCTCCTGCGTTGGGGCTCGGTCGGGGTGGCGGTGTTTTTCCTCATCTGTTCGCTGTTCTTCGTCCACCTGGACTACATCAACATGTTCATCACGATCATGACGGCGGTGTGGCTCGGCGGGGCCGGACCGATCATGATCTTCGGGCTGTACAGCCGCTTCGGCACGACCACGGGGGCGTATTGTTCGCTGCTGTTCGGGTCGGGGTTTTCTATCGCCAGCCTGTTCGTGCAGCGCGAGTGGGCGGACACGATTTACCCATTCCTGCTCACGCACGGCTGGGTGACGCCATTCGCGAATTTCCTTCAGAGCGTTTCCGCCCCCTTCAACCCGTACATCGAATGGAAGATGAGCGCGGTCAAGTTCCCGATCAATTCGTACGAGCTTTACTTCATGTCGATGGGCATGGGGGTGGCTGCCTACATCATCGGCTCGCTGCTGACCTGTCGCGAACCGTTTAACCTCGACCGCATGCTCCACCGGGGTAAGTACAACATCGACGGTGACGTTAAGCCGCGCGTTGCCTGGACCTGGGGCAATTTCGCCAGCCGGCTCGTAGGCATCACCCCCGAGTACACCCGGGGTGACAAGATCATCGCCTGGTCTGTCTTCGGCTACGCGATCATCTACAAGCTCGGATTCTGCTTCATCCTGGTGCTGGTCTGGAACCTCATCTCACCCTGGTCTAACGAGTGGTGGAGCACCTATTTCTTCTTCACCAGTATCGTGGTGACGGGCGTCGTCGGCATCGTCTCAACGGTCTGGTTCGGGATCGGCGGGGTCGTGGACCTGCGCCGCCTCTTTAAAGACCTGAAAGCGCGGGTGGACAACCCGCTCGACGACGGGCGCGTTGTCGGCCACATTTCGCTGGCCGACCAGGCGGCTTTCGAGGCTCGCGAAAAGGAAGAGGGTAAGGAATCCTGA
- the argH gene encoding argininosuccinate lyase — protein MANEKKQATWGGRFKDGPAELMLRFGESISFDWRLAPYDVQVSKAHAAMLAHIGLISAEDRDAIRAGLDAVLADIESGALLPDIACEDVHMNIEQALTKKTPAGARLHAARSRNDQVATDMRLFFRDACGQIAGRLKALLGAIVELADKNRDVFIPGYTHLQRAQPVSLAHHLLAWAQMFGRDLERIEEVARRANICPLGSGALAGSTLPIDREFVARELGFVNAAGEPQVTANSMDAVADRDLFVEFASACALCGVHLSRVSEDGILWNSAEFGYVRFSDAFTTGSSLMPQKKNPDALELLRGKSARLQGNLQTLFTLCKGLPLTYNRDLQEDKPPVFDSFDTLMICLDVLAGTLEGMTVRPDKCAAAVADPLLLATDLADYLVARGVPFRDAHHAIGALVGMAEEQGVPLDKLPTEAVKQVNAAFEDDWASVFDLKRALSLRERPGMPGHEQTAAQIAAWRQRLQA, from the coding sequence ATGGCGAACGAAAAGAAACAGGCGACCTGGGGCGGACGGTTCAAAGACGGCCCCGCGGAACTGATGCTGCGCTTCGGCGAGTCGATCTCCTTCGACTGGCGGCTGGCCCCCTACGATGTGCAGGTGAGCAAGGCCCACGCCGCCATGCTGGCCCACATCGGGCTCATCAGCGCCGAGGACCGGGACGCGATCCGGGCCGGACTCGACGCCGTACTGGCCGACATCGAATCGGGCGCTCTCCTGCCCGACATCGCCTGCGAGGACGTTCACATGAACATCGAACAGGCGCTGACAAAAAAGACCCCCGCCGGGGCGCGCCTGCACGCCGCACGCAGCCGCAACGACCAGGTGGCGACCGACATGCGACTGTTTTTCCGCGACGCCTGCGGTCAAATCGCCGGACGCCTCAAGGCCCTGCTCGGCGCGATTGTCGAACTCGCCGACAAGAACCGGGATGTATTCATCCCCGGATACACGCACCTCCAACGCGCCCAACCCGTCTCCCTCGCCCACCACCTGCTGGCGTGGGCACAGATGTTCGGGCGCGACCTGGAACGCATCGAGGAAGTCGCCCGCCGCGCCAATATCTGTCCGCTCGGCTCCGGCGCGCTGGCCGGGAGCACCCTGCCCATTGACCGCGAATTCGTGGCACGCGAACTGGGCTTCGTCAACGCGGCGGGCGAGCCGCAAGTCACCGCCAACAGCATGGACGCCGTGGCCGACCGCGACCTCTTTGTCGAGTTCGCCAGCGCCTGCGCCCTGTGCGGCGTGCACCTCTCCCGCGTCTCCGAGGACGGCATTCTCTGGAATAGCGCGGAGTTCGGGTACGTGCGTTTTTCGGACGCCTTCACGACCGGCTCCAGCCTCATGCCGCAGAAGAAAAACCCCGACGCGCTCGAACTGCTCCGGGGCAAATCCGCCCGTCTTCAGGGCAACCTGCAAACGCTTTTCACCCTCTGCAAGGGCCTGCCGCTGACCTACAACCGCGACCTGCAGGAGGATAAGCCGCCCGTTTTTGACAGCTTTGACACGCTCATGATCTGCCTCGACGTGCTCGCCGGCACGCTGGAGGGCATGACCGTGCGCCCGGACAAGTGCGCCGCCGCCGTGGCCGACCCGCTGCTGCTGGCGACGGACCTGGCCGATTACCTCGTGGCCCGGGGCGTCCCCTTCCGCGACGCGCACCACGCCATTGGGGCACTCGTCGGCATGGCCGAGGAGCAGGGTGTGCCGCTCGACAAGCTGCCCACCGAGGCGGTCAAGCAGGTCAACGCCGCCTTCGAGGACGACTGGGCCTCGGTCTTTGATCTCAAGCGCGCCCTCAGCCTGCGCGAACGCCCCGGCATGCCCGGCCACGAACAGACCGCCGCGCAAATCGCCGCCTGGCGTCAACGCCTCCAAGCGTAG
- a CDS encoding ExbD/TolR family protein codes for MARLRKKPDERVGIPIAPMIDCVFLLLIYFMLSSTLEKQEADLSFELPGTVEQVAPLEFPDEQIIEIRDDGQAVVNDYAYDRPDSPSYQELAAMLARYQSACRANQSEARVTLSPADGTAHQAVVKVMDACARAGVNDVQFAR; via the coding sequence ATGGCCCGCCTGCGCAAGAAACCCGACGAACGCGTGGGCATCCCCATTGCCCCGATGATCGACTGCGTCTTTTTGCTGCTGATCTACTTCATGCTCTCTTCCACCCTGGAAAAACAGGAGGCGGACCTTTCCTTTGAGCTGCCCGGCACGGTCGAACAGGTCGCGCCGCTGGAGTTCCCCGACGAGCAGATCATCGAAATCCGCGACGACGGACAGGCCGTGGTCAACGACTACGCCTACGACCGCCCCGACTCTCCCAGCTACCAGGAACTGGCCGCCATGCTTGCTCGCTATCAGTCGGCCTGCCGGGCCAACCAGTCTGAAGCCCGCGTCACGCTGTCCCCCGCCGACGGCACCGCCCACCAGGCCGTGGTCAAGGTCATGGACGCCTGCGCCCGCGCCGGTGTCAACGACGTGCAGTTCGCCCGCTAG
- a CDS encoding ExbD/TolR family protein, protein MRLRKREHPEADFQMAPMIDMVFLLLVFFLYAGTLARADRVREVDLPESAESRVPDNPAHRVTLSLDADGTAWLGAESLTLPQLGLRLERALTAQPDLSVEVRADRATPYGKIRPVLDACAQAGASEVIYATFQGN, encoded by the coding sequence ATGAGGTTGCGTAAGCGCGAGCACCCGGAGGCGGATTTCCAGATGGCCCCCATGATCGACATGGTGTTCCTGCTGCTGGTGTTCTTCCTCTACGCGGGGACGCTTGCCCGCGCCGACCGGGTCCGCGAGGTGGACCTGCCCGAGTCCGCCGAGAGCCGCGTGCCGGACAATCCCGCCCACCGGGTGACGCTCTCGCTCGACGCGGATGGGACCGCCTGGCTCGGGGCCGAAAGTCTCACCCTGCCCCAGCTTGGCCTGCGCCTCGAACGCGCCCTGACCGCCCAGCCTGATCTCTCCGTCGAGGTCCGGGCCGACCGGGCGACCCCGTATGGAAAAATCCGCCCCGTGCTCGACGCCTGCGCCCAGGCCGGAGCAAGCGAGGTCATTTACGCCACCTTCCAGGGCAACTGA
- a CDS encoding cation diffusion facilitator family transporter, protein MHTHSHDHSHAHGHGHGHSHGHGHSHAPAGVPRKRLLQALLISLIIMSAQITGGIISGSLALLSDALHTATDAVALLISYFALRLGDSKSTTSFTFGLKRAEIMAAVLNSGVLIGLSLWLMYEAVMRFIHPEPIEPGIMAGVALIGLIANIFMAMLLQKGSKDSLNMRSAYLHVLSDAVVSICVIGGGIVIMVWKSATWVDPLLTMLISVWLIRASWGIVWHASKILMMAAPESPTVEEIGAAIGDMDGVCNVHHAHLWALNEQNVHFEAHVEVRDCRLSETTPLLNRIESTLHEHFGISHVTIQFESGRCSEDCGLIVERDAE, encoded by the coding sequence ATGCACACGCATTCCCACGACCACAGTCACGCTCACGGACATGGCCACGGCCATTCCCACGGGCATGGGCACAGTCACGCCCCGGCGGGCGTGCCCCGCAAGCGGCTGCTCCAGGCGCTGTTGATCAGCCTGATCATCATGTCGGCGCAGATCACCGGGGGAATTATTTCCGGTAGTCTGGCGCTCCTGTCGGATGCCCTGCACACGGCGACCGACGCGGTGGCGCTGCTCATCAGCTACTTCGCCCTGCGGCTTGGGGACAGCAAGAGCACCACGAGTTTCACCTTCGGGCTGAAGCGGGCCGAGATCATGGCCGCCGTGCTCAACTCCGGCGTCCTCATCGGGCTGAGCCTGTGGCTCATGTACGAGGCAGTCATGCGGTTTATCCACCCCGAGCCGATTGAGCCGGGGATCATGGCCGGGGTGGCGCTGATCGGGCTGATCGCCAACATCTTTATGGCGATGCTCCTGCAAAAGGGCTCCAAAGACAGCCTGAACATGCGCTCGGCCTACCTGCACGTGCTCAGTGACGCGGTGGTGAGCATCTGCGTCATCGGCGGAGGCATCGTCATCATGGTCTGGAAATCGGCCACCTGGGTGGACCCGCTGCTCACGATGTTGATCTCTGTCTGGCTCATTCGCGCGAGTTGGGGGATCGTCTGGCACGCCTCGAAAATCCTCATGATGGCCGCGCCCGAGTCGCCCACGGTGGAGGAAATCGGAGCCGCCATCGGCGACATGGACGGTGTGTGCAACGTCCACCATGCCCACCTCTGGGCCTTGAACGAGCAGAACGTCCACTTCGAGGCGCATGTGGAGGTTCGTGATTGCCGCCTGAGCGAAACCACGCCGCTGCTCAACCGGATCGAAAGCACCCTGCACGAGCATTTCGGTATCAGTCACGTGACGATTCAGTTCGAGTCCGGGCGCTGCTCCGAGGACTGCGGCCTGATCGTCGAACGCGACGCAGAGTGA
- a CDS encoding carbon starvation CstA family protein, with protein sequence MLQVILLLSVLFFVFAYRFYGKFLASRCRSDDSRPTPACTHADGVDYVPTRASIVFGHHFSSIAGAGPIVGPIFAAQYFGWGPTWLWILIGSIFVGGVHDYGSTLMSLRFAGRTVSEITRSLVGKKTAQFFRIFLLLTLMYVIIVFADLTAGTFRTEPAVATASGWFVVAAVIFGWLLRKGMKFGPLLLVFVPLTFAGLAVGNFFPAPVLDKNLWLAVVMVYALVAAVLPVDMLLQPRDFLSSTFLFAMLILGVGGMLLTGASFQIPAFEGFITDKVNPGYIAPMLFITVACGACSGFHSLVASGTTSKQLKRESDAQRVAYGGMLLEGVLAVFALATVAILSGADIEGENPVAIFASGASVFFAHLGIPADLGVEFAALTVSTFLLTTLDTCTRLSRFLLEEFFDWRDQTSRYLGTVLVLIPPAALVFQTFNGQPAWQAIWPMFGSTNQLMAALALVTFVVYLKAKGIRYTFALIPALFMLVMPLLAMGLMALDPAQSGLLRLLSLGMLLLGVFVAAMSLNFVTRGQAELAREDV encoded by the coding sequence ATGCTTCAGGTTATCCTCCTCCTGTCCGTCCTCTTTTTTGTTTTTGCCTACCGCTTCTACGGGAAGTTCCTGGCCTCGCGCTGTCGCAGCGACGACAGCCGCCCCACCCCGGCCTGCACCCACGCCGACGGCGTGGACTACGTGCCGACGCGGGCCTCCATCGTCTTCGGGCACCACTTCTCGTCCATCGCCGGGGCCGGTCCGATCGTGGGGCCGATCTTCGCGGCCCAGTACTTCGGCTGGGGGCCGACCTGGCTGTGGATTCTCATCGGGTCAATTTTCGTCGGCGGGGTGCACGACTACGGCAGCACCCTGATGAGCCTGCGCTTCGCCGGGCGGACGGTCTCCGAGATCACCCGCTCGCTGGTCGGTAAAAAGACGGCCCAGTTTTTTCGTATCTTCCTGCTCTTGACGCTGATGTACGTCATCATCGTCTTTGCCGACCTGACGGCGGGCACCTTCCGCACCGAGCCCGCCGTGGCCACGGCCTCGGGCTGGTTCGTGGTCGCCGCCGTCATCTTCGGCTGGCTGCTGCGCAAGGGGATGAAGTTCGGGCCGCTGCTGCTGGTTTTCGTGCCGCTGACCTTCGCCGGGCTGGCGGTGGGCAATTTCTTTCCCGCCCCCGTGCTCGACAAAAACCTGTGGCTGGCCGTGGTGATGGTTTACGCGCTCGTGGCAGCGGTGCTGCCGGTGGACATGCTCCTGCAACCCCGAGACTTCCTCAGTTCGACCTTTTTGTTCGCCATGCTGATCCTCGGCGTGGGCGGCATGCTCCTGACAGGCGCGAGCTTCCAGATCCCCGCCTTCGAGGGCTTTATCACCGACAAGGTGAACCCCGGCTACATCGCGCCCATGCTCTTCATCACCGTGGCCTGCGGGGCGTGCAGCGGCTTCCACAGCCTGGTGGCCAGCGGCACGACCTCGAAGCAGCTCAAGCGCGAGTCAGACGCCCAGCGCGTGGCCTACGGCGGTATGCTGCTGGAGGGCGTGCTGGCGGTCTTCGCGCTGGCGACAGTGGCCATCCTCAGCGGGGCGGATATTGAGGGGGAAAACCCGGTCGCCATCTTCGCCTCGGGCGCGTCGGTCTTTTTCGCCCATCTGGGCATCCCGGCCGACCTCGGGGTCGAGTTCGCCGCGCTGACCGTGAGCACCTTCCTGCTGACCACGCTCGACACCTGTACCCGCCTGAGCCGTTTCCTGCTGGAAGAGTTCTTCGACTGGCGCGACCAGACCAGCCGCTACCTCGGTACCGTGCTCGTGCTGATCCCGCCCGCGGCGCTGGTTTTCCAGACCTTTAACGGCCAACCGGCCTGGCAGGCAATCTGGCCCATGTTCGGCTCAACCAACCAGCTCATGGCGGCACTGGCGCTGGTGACGTTTGTGGTCTATCTCAAGGCCAAGGGCATCCGCTACACCTTTGCGCTGATTCCGGCGCTGTTCATGCTGGTCATGCCGCTACTGGCCATGGGCCTGATGGCGCTCGACCCGGCACAGTCGGGCCTGCTGCGCCTGCTCAGCCTGGGCATGCTGCTGCTGGGGGTCTTCGTCGCGGCCATGTCGCTGAACTTCGTCACCCGCGGACAGGCCGAACTGGCCCGCGAGGACGTTTAA
- a CDS encoding Gfo/Idh/MocA family protein: MDELRIGIVGLGNMGGTYCGQFSAGEYKRCRLTAICDSDAQKLEAANAGDAKRFSDAREMFESGLIDAVIIATPHYAHTTLGIMALEKGLHTLVDKPISVHKADCERLIAAHTDSSVVFAAMFNQRTDPRYIKLKELIDSGELGKINRINWIITDWFRTQQYYSSGGWRATWAGEGGGVLLNQCPHQLDLWQWLFGMPAKVRAFCGVGRYHEIEVEDDVTAYLEYADGSNGVFITTTGEAPGTNRLEIAAEKGRVIIEGDDLQWLRNEVPTSEWSKTCQGGFQKPAQWEITIPAKGRGPQHVGIIRNFIEAVLDGKPLIAPAEEGIHSVELANGMIHSADIGQTVNFPLDGATYEAALKKKIETSTFVKKVDESAGKAADMSSTY, translated from the coding sequence ATGGACGAATTACGGATAGGAATCGTCGGCCTGGGAAATATGGGCGGTACTTATTGCGGCCAATTTTCGGCTGGCGAGTACAAGCGTTGCCGCTTGACGGCGATTTGCGACTCGGATGCCCAGAAGCTCGAAGCCGCCAATGCGGGCGATGCGAAGCGCTTCAGCGACGCCAGAGAGATGTTTGAGAGCGGCCTGATCGACGCGGTCATCATCGCCACCCCGCACTACGCCCACACCACGCTCGGGATCATGGCACTGGAAAAGGGCCTGCACACGCTGGTGGACAAGCCGATTTCCGTGCACAAGGCCGACTGCGAACGCCTGATCGCCGCCCACACAGACAGCAGCGTGGTGTTCGCCGCGATGTTCAACCAGCGCACTGACCCGCGCTACATCAAACTCAAGGAGCTGATTGACTCGGGCGAACTGGGCAAGATCAACCGCATCAACTGGATCATCACAGACTGGTTCCGCACCCAGCAGTACTACAGCTCCGGCGGTTGGCGTGCGACCTGGGCCGGTGAGGGCGGCGGCGTGCTGCTCAACCAGTGCCCGCACCAGCTTGACCTGTGGCAATGGCTGTTCGGGATGCCCGCCAAGGTCCGCGCTTTTTGTGGCGTGGGGCGTTACCATGAGATTGAAGTCGAGGACGATGTGACCGCGTACCTGGAGTACGCCGACGGCTCCAACGGTGTCTTTATCACGACCACGGGCGAAGCCCCCGGAACCAACCGCCTGGAGATCGCCGCCGAAAAGGGCCGCGTCATCATCGAGGGCGACGACCTGCAATGGCTGCGCAACGAAGTTCCCACCTCCGAGTGGTCGAAGACTTGCCAGGGTGGTTTCCAGAAGCCCGCGCAATGGGAAATCACCATCCCGGCCAAAGGGCGCGGACCTCAGCACGTTGGCATTATCCGAAACTTTATCGAAGCGGTCCTCGACGGAAAGCCGCTCATTGCCCCGGCGGAGGAGGGGATCCACTCGGTGGAGCTGGCCAACGGCATGATACACTCGGCCGACATCGGCCAGACAGTCAACTTTCCGCTGGATGGCGCGACCTATGAGGCCGCGCTTAAAAAAAAGATAGAGACCTCTACCTTCGTGAAGAAGGTCGATGAATCCGCAGGCAAGGCTGCGGACATGAGCAGCACCTACTAA
- a CDS encoding Gfo/Idh/MocA family protein, with protein MAQKADGMNYAPEAAKVERVVEPGEFVFAAAHLDHGHIFGQCNGLTEAGAELRYVYDPNPAKVEAFVKRFPQAKPVDCLERIFEDKDVKLVAAAAVPSERGALGCRVMQAGLDYFTDKCPFTTLEQLETARKVVAETGRKYMVYYSERVHVESAWYVDQLIQDGAIGDIVHMEIFGPHRLYKDTRPEWFFQKAKYGGILTDIASHQFDQFLHYARSRGGEVLHARVDNIANPDTPELEDLGEAVLKLDTGASCFSRVNWFTPDGMRGWGDGRSFITGTKGTIEVRKYFDFGRSDEGNLVIIADQQGEQLIDVNGKVGFPFFGRLILDSLNRTESAMTQEHAFLASELSLKAQAIADQRR; from the coding sequence ATGGCTCAGAAAGCAGACGGCATGAATTACGCGCCCGAGGCGGCGAAGGTTGAACGCGTGGTCGAGCCCGGCGAATTTGTATTCGCGGCGGCTCACCTCGACCACGGCCACATCTTTGGCCAATGCAACGGGCTGACCGAGGCGGGCGCGGAATTGCGCTACGTGTACGACCCGAACCCGGCCAAGGTGGAGGCCTTCGTGAAGCGTTTTCCGCAGGCCAAGCCGGTGGATTGCCTGGAGCGTATCTTTGAGGACAAGGACGTGAAGCTGGTGGCGGCTGCCGCTGTCCCCTCCGAGCGCGGGGCGCTCGGCTGCCGCGTCATGCAGGCCGGACTGGACTACTTTACCGACAAGTGCCCTTTCACCACGCTGGAGCAGCTTGAGACGGCCCGCAAGGTCGTGGCCGAGACCGGACGCAAGTACATGGTCTATTACTCCGAGCGCGTGCACGTGGAGTCGGCCTGGTACGTGGACCAACTGATCCAGGACGGTGCCATCGGCGATATTGTGCATATGGAGATATTTGGGCCGCACCGTCTCTACAAGGACACCCGCCCGGAATGGTTTTTCCAGAAGGCCAAGTATGGCGGCATTCTGACGGATATCGCCTCGCACCAGTTTGACCAGTTCCTGCACTACGCCCGCTCGCGGGGGGGCGAAGTCCTCCATGCCCGCGTGGACAATATTGCCAACCCCGACACGCCCGAACTGGAAGACCTCGGCGAAGCCGTGCTCAAGCTCGACACCGGTGCCTCCTGCTTCTCGCGGGTAAACTGGTTCACGCCCGACGGCATGCGCGGCTGGGGTGACGGTCGCAGCTTCATCACCGGGACCAAGGGCACAATCGAGGTGCGCAAGTACTTCGACTTCGGCCGCAGCGACGAGGGTAATCTCGTCATCATCGCCGACCAGCAGGGCGAACAACTTATTGATGTCAATGGCAAGGTCGGCTTTCCCTTCTTCGGGCGACTGATTCTCGACTCCCTCAACCGGACCGAGAGCGCCATGACCCAGGAGCATGCCTTCCTCGCCTCCGAGCTCTCGCTCAAGGCGCAGGCCATCGCTGACCAGCGCCGCTAG